The Orcinus orca chromosome 20, mOrcOrc1.1, whole genome shotgun sequence region TGGGGTCTCAGCCAGCAGGGAAGGGGCCAGGAGAGGCTTGGGGGAGGCTAGGATGGCCACAAGTGAGGTACCACCCTGCCAAGTTCCGCACGAGGCCATGAGGGGTTCAGCCAACCTACCCGTGTAAAATTCCCTGCAGCACAGCGTCCCCAGCTGGAATTGTTCGTTTATGTATACAAACCCCCATGGGTCCTGAACCTATGAGGTAGGTGTGCTCTTCATACTCATGTGACAGGTGATGTGTCCAGAGCACAGAGTGGTTGTGAGCTtacccagtgtcacacagctggtaaggggAGTGCGTTTTAAATCAGGCAGTTGGCTCCGGAGGCCATGCTGTCAGCCACTACACACACTACAGGGATGTTGGGGCTCACCCTGCCACATAGGAGTGGCGTGATAGGTCCTTTTGCTTTTCTGAGGCCCAGTTTCACCTGTAAGGTGGGGATGGTAACACCTGTATTGAGGCGCAATTAGGAGAGTCGGAGAAGCTGGGGGTGGAAGGGGCTTGGTAAGGCACCAGGCAGAGGTCACCGTACCTCTAAGTTCCTGACCAAGCTCGGGTCCTGTACTGGGTGCTGAGATGCACCTATGAATGGGACAGTCATTGTCTTGCCCGTGGGGAACTGGGCAAGCTTGGGACACCACCCCTCCGGGGCTGCAGGGGTCTCACCCTAGAGGCAGCAGGGTGGAAGGCACTGCTGCTGTGGCTTCCAGTCTGGGGAAGGAAATAGAATTACAGTCTTGGGTGGTGGGTGCCTGGGGGGCCATGTGAGCACAGAAGAGAGTTCTGGAACCCAGACTGGAGGAGCAGGGAAGGTGCCCTGGAGCACATAACATTTCAGCTGAGATCTGAAAGGAGTACGTTACCAGGCAAGGGCTTGGTATGTATTGGTATGCAGTAGGagccaaataaatttttcttGGGCAAATGAGAAATGTGTCCTGCAGAGGGCGCCCCATGGCAAAGGCCTGGAAGCCTCTGGTCTGTGGCCTCCAGCCTGAGCGCTGGGGGCTCTGGGAGACGCTGGCCCTGTCTCGCTCCCTCCAGGTGCTGGGGCTGCTGGTGTGGGCCCTGATTGCCGACACCTCGTACCACCTGTACCCGGCCTATGGCTGGGTGATGTTTGTCGCTGTCTTCCTCTGGCTGGTGACAATCGTCTTCTTCATCCTCTACCTGTTTCAGCTGCACATGAAGCTATACATGGTGCCTTGGCCGCTGGTGGTGAGTCTGGGTAGGAACCCTGGGGGTGGGTCCAGGGTGACCCCTCTGCCTCTGGGTGTAGCTGTGACAATGCAGCCTTCCCTAAATGAGAAGTGGCAGGTGGGGGTTGGCTGAAGTCCTCGCTGGCCTGTAGCTCTGGGTCGGGGAGGGAGGATTGGTGGTTCAGGTGTCCAGTTTTTCTGAGCACTGAGAGCCATGAATCCAGGAGGACTTAGGCTTGACTTTCTCCCACGAAGGGAGTAGAAGTGAGGGGCTGTTGAATGGAGAGACTGGAGGCCATTTGGGATCTTgaaagtatttttccttttggggGGCAGTGGGGATTTGAATCTGTGGGTTCTGACTGGCAGCCCTGGGCCTGGAGGTTGGGCTGAGCTGGCAGGAATCACCGAGGCTGGGCCCGGTGTGTGCAGGGCTCAACGTGCCATCTCACCCCCCGCACCCCGCTGTCTGCAGGGTGAGGCCCCTGCAGCCTGGCAGAGGATGGTGTCCCGGGTTGCCCGGGTCAGTCTCCTTAGGACACAGAGCTGTGAGTGTCCATAGGAAGTACCCTGGCCAGACACAGAGAAAGCTGCTAGGGCTTTTTTCTCTGACCCGGAAAACCCCTGCAGCTGGGGTCTGAGGCTTTCAGTGAGCAGAGAGAGGCAAGAGAGGCACATGATTGTAAGACAAGCAAAGCTGGGACTAGGCAGCATTGTTTGCAATTCAATGACTTTTGAAGCTGAGGAAACGTGAGTCATCCTCAAGACAGACCGTGTTTGTTAGATCTTGACATCACTGGCAGGAGCCAGGTGGTGTTTGCGGCGGGCACTGGGCTTGGAGGGAAGATCCTGGCATGAGGAGGGGGCGGCCTGACTTCCTGGCTAGGGTCCAGCCCCTGCCTCGTGTCCTAGGAGCCTTGAAGAAAGACATCCCCGGAGATGGAGGGGCCTTGGTGTCTCTTAGCACAGATCTGGGGCCCAGCCACAGCTGCTGATGGAAGGAGGCTCCTTTCCCAGGCCATGATGGCAAGGCAGTGTCTCACCCTCCTAGAGGAGGCTGAATTATGATTGCCAAATTGGGCTTTTCTGGGATAGGGGCTACAAGCCCCCTTCCGGGCACAGGTAAGAGGCGTGGGTCAAATAGGTCAGGAGGGGTTCTGGAGAACCCGCACCCATCTGTCCATAGGAAGCCGCCTCTACTCAGCTCTGTTGTTAGTGGGAGTGCAAGTGCCAAATCTTGATATTTTAAGATTG contains the following coding sequences:
- the PLLP gene encoding plasmolipin isoform X2 → MRNVSCRGRPMAKAWKPLVCGLQPERWGLWETLALSRSLQVLGLLVWALIADTSYHLYPAYGWVMFVAVFLWLVTIVFFILYLFQLHMKLYMVPWPLVLMIFNVGATVLYITAFITCSASVELTSLKGTRQYNQRAAASFFSCLVMIAYGVSAFFSFQAWRGVGSNAATSQMAGGYA